The DNA segment GTGTCCTCGGCGAGTATCCTCGCCCTACCGGACGTAGTAGAGCTCGTCGGTGCCGAGAAACCGGCTCAGGTCGGCCGTCTCGCGGTAGTCGCGACCGCGGATCGACAGGAGGCGCTCGACCAGCGCGTCGGCGTCGTCCTCGTCCCACCCGAGGGGGTCGCGAACGGGGACGATGAGGAAGCCGCTGCCGCGGATCTCGGTCGCGTGAAGCGTCGTCATCTCGATCTCGAGCTTCGACGCGCGGGCGGTGTAGGTCTCGATCACGTGTCTCGTCGCGCGCTCGCCGACGGGAACGAGCACGTGTGCGGCGATCGCCCGGAGCTCCGCGTCGAAGAAGGGCTCCAGGTCGGCGTAACGCTCGGGGTCGGGATCGCGGCTCTTCGGCGGACAACACATGTGGAGGTAGCTCAGGAAACAGTTCTCCAGTGTCGGCTCGTCGGCGTTCGGGTCGTCGAGGAAGTCCGCTCCATGGAGCGTCCGCCGGATCGCCGTCCCCGCCTCGGTGCCGGCGAAGGGGACGCCGGTCTCGCGACCGCCGTGGACGCCCGGGTGGTCGCCGACGACGTGGAAGTCGGCGTTGGCGTCGCCGTAGCCGAAGACGGCAGGGACGTCCGCGGAGCAGGGCGCTTCACAGGGCGGGCGCATCCCGAAGGGGTTGCTCGTTCGATCGGTTACGTTCTCCACGGCCCGTCTACTCGGCTGGGGATCAAAACCGTCGCGGTTCGCCGGAGGCCCGCGTCAGCGTGCGTAGGGCGCGCCGATGCGGCGATGCGTTCACTCCTCGACGACGATCGCGCCGCGCATGCCCTGGGTGTCGTGAGGCGTACAGACGTAGCGGTAGGTCCCGGGCTCCTCGAGGGTGTGTTCGTAGGTGTGGCCCTCCTCGGTGTGGATCTCGTCGTCGCCGAACGTCTCGTCCTCCTCGACGACGTTGTGGCCGCCGCCGCTGCCGGTCCACTCCCAGACGACGGTCGTCCCGAGCTCGACCATCACCGCGGCCGGCTCGAAGGCATAGCCCCGGTCGCCGGCGCCGACCGCCACCCCGACCTCGCTCTCGCCGCGGCCGTCCGCGGTGCCCTCGTAGTTCCCCGTGGTGTCGAACCAGCCCTCGTAGTCGGGCTCCTCCTCCTCGGGGACGCGCTCGTACTCGTCGCCGGAACCGGCGTCGTCACCCTCCTCGCCGTCGCCGCCCAGACAGCCCGCGAGGGCGCCAGTGGCGAGGAGCGTACCGGTCGTTCTGAGGACGGTCCGACGGTCGTACGCCGCTGGTTTCCGGTTCATGATCAGTTGGGCCTCGATCCGCTCGAGTGTTGCTCGGTGGCGAACGGGCAAAAGCGAACGGAAACCGGTCGTCCCGAGCCGCCCGGGAACCGACCACGCTCGCTCGGGAGGCGATCACGGCGAGACGAGACGGACCGGCCGCACCGACGGTCGGTTACGCCGACCGAGCGGTCACTCCGCGTCGACGAGGACGAACGTGCTCTCGCTCCCGCCGTTTCGGATTCGTCGGGTCGCCTCGAGGGCTACCCGGAGCGCGTCGCCGCTCTCCATCGCCACCTTCTCGCCCTCGATGAGCAGGTAGCTCTCCTCCTGGCCGTCGGCGTGGTCGTGTTCCTTCCCCGTCCAGCCGGCCTCGCAGTCGAGAATCGTCACGCCGAGGCGTTTCGCAATCGAGCGCGTCGCGCAGGAAGTGCATCCCCTCTCTCATCGGTTCGACGTCGGTGTACGCGACCTCAGGGTCACGTCCGCCCGTCGCGTCGTCACCGTCACGTAGCCGACGCCGGCGATCGCGATCCCGATTCGAACCTGGTTCGGAGATAGACCCGATCGGTCTCGAAGCGGAATCGGGAGTCGGCCCTCGAGACCGGTGGGCGTTCAGAGGTACTGGCGGTACCCGCAGTCGGTACACTGGAGCGTATCGCCGGTCCTGACGATCCAGCCCCGGTCGCAGTGATCACACTCCCACTCGTACTCGGCGTCCGGCCCGACGACGAGCTGGCGCTCGAGCCGTTCGAGCTCCTCGAGTCGACGCTGCTGTGCTGCGATCCGCCGCTCGAGCTCGTGAAGCCGATCGTCGGTTCGCCATCGAGTGATCCGTGTCATCGTTAGCCGTTCTCACGGTTTAGTACGTCACTGACTGGCATGAGCTCACGCCTGGCGGTGGCAGGGCGTCGAAGAGAGAAAGCGAACGGCGTTCGTACGCCGTCCGTCCGTCCGCGGATGCTGGGAGTCGATCGTGGTGTCCGTCCGACGCAGGTGTACTATGGCCTCTGACTGCGTCCGATCCCAGCGTCCGTAGCGACACGAGGCGCTCTGGTAAGTTTTGTGATTGCTGTAGACCGACCGTCACGTCGGCGAACGGGGCGAAAACGTCGCTCAGCGCAGAAATCCGAGCAGTCTGTACTCCTCGTGGGGATCGTACCCCCGGAAGGCGAGGCTGTTGGTCATGACCGAGACGCTCGAGCCGGCCATCGCCAGTCCGGCGAGGGCGGGATCGAGCAGGCCGAGCGAGGCGACCGGGATCAGCGTCGCGTTGTAGACGAACGCCCAGAACAGGTTCTGGTGGACCTTCGAGATCGTGGCCTCGGAGATGCGGATCGCCTTGAGCACGTCCGCCGGGTCGTCGCGCATCAGCATGACGTCCGCCGACTCGATCGCGACGTCCGTGCCCGAACCGATCGCGACGCCGACGTGGGCGGCCGTGAGCGCGGGCGCGTCGTTGACGCCGTCGCCGACCATCATCG comes from the Halalkalicoccus sp. CG83 genome and includes:
- a CDS encoding uracil-DNA glycosylase family protein; the encoded protein is MENVTDRTSNPFGMRPPCEAPCSADVPAVFGYGDANADFHVVGDHPGVHGGRETGVPFAGTEAGTAIRRTLHGADFLDDPNADEPTLENCFLSYLHMCCPPKSRDPDPERYADLEPFFDAELRAIAAHVLVPVGERATRHVIETYTARASKLEIEMTTLHATEIRGSGFLIVPVRDPLGWDEDDADALVERLLSIRGRDYRETADLSRFLGTDELYYVR
- a CDS encoding halocyanin domain-containing protein; translation: MNRKPAAYDRRTVLRTTGTLLATGALAGCLGGDGEEGDDAGSGDEYERVPEEEEPDYEGWFDTTGNYEGTADGRGESEVGVAVGAGDRGYAFEPAAVMVELGTTVVWEWTGSGGGHNVVEEDETFGDDEIHTEEGHTYEHTLEEPGTYRYVCTPHDTQGMRGAIVVEE